The Thalassotalea nanhaiensis genome has a window encoding:
- a CDS encoding bifunctional diguanylate cyclase/phosphodiesterase, with product MTTKLQHQLDALKKEHYDLKVLQDALYELSESTFTSGSIEQFYQQVHQIVNTFIDARNFFIAFTNDKTQTLDFSYHVDEKDTLTNYQMPQSYLSDSLSRLVLTRGRPLLMQAKKFERLLAKGIIKERGNMAVDWLGVPLIKNNNIVGLMVIQSYNNDVRYKAIDKEIMSITGQHIISALSRFEYKEQLQYDVNIRTRELEEKIGEIEKIEAAKQSLYEISDLSQANLDLETFYKEVHTVIGKYLFADNFYIARVCEKRETLRFAYFADSAINDHESLFSPRKFGQGLTDYLINSGQPQLLSKQHIRELIRTKVVDIKSGEAHSWLGVPLYKHGEIIGAMVVQSYSKAFSYSDKDADFLNFVSQHVSIALFQRELAILQQQSRDELEIKVKQRTEELVEEITQRQLAEQQLKYSANHDSLTELPNRSYFNKILEHKIANVNENKNYNFALLFIDLDRFKTVNDSLGHHAGDKLLKNVANKIKKLIRNNDILARLGGDEFVVLLDEIPSINVGIRVSDEIIETLSQHIYINESMINIGASIGIVASNQHYSNAEDMLRDADTAMYKAKEFGKGRYELFNSNMHHELLASIKLELDIKTAIKNQEFIPYFQPIYNLNENKIVGFEALARWQSSERGLTYPNEFIAKAEETGLIHNIDLEIIEQSAKILRLWQKKFKNDKLFITCNLFSGHFINSDLTLHISRIISKYQIPKNSLRLELTERALLENGDLVNENMTKLKELGVKLLLDDFGTGYSSLSYLYKFPFDTLKIDRSFINNMREDKKQAVMIKTIIDMAEHLGMSVVAEGIEHESEVRVLTEMGCQSGQGFYYSKPLAQTEIEQVIQSHI from the coding sequence ATGACAACTAAACTACAACATCAATTAGATGCTTTAAAAAAAGAGCATTATGACTTAAAAGTTTTACAAGATGCTCTTTATGAATTATCCGAGTCAACTTTTACCAGTGGCAGTATCGAACAATTTTATCAACAAGTTCACCAAATAGTGAATACTTTCATCGATGCTCGAAACTTTTTTATTGCATTTACCAACGACAAAACTCAAACGTTAGATTTTAGTTATCATGTTGATGAAAAAGATACCCTAACAAACTATCAAATGCCGCAAAGTTACCTATCAGATTCTTTATCTAGACTGGTTCTAACTAGAGGCCGACCACTGTTAATGCAAGCCAAAAAGTTTGAGCGCCTGTTAGCCAAAGGTATTATTAAAGAAAGAGGCAATATGGCGGTTGACTGGCTAGGGGTACCGTTAATTAAAAATAATAATATTGTCGGGTTGATGGTTATACAAAGTTATAATAACGATGTGAGATATAAAGCCATTGATAAAGAGATAATGTCTATTACTGGCCAGCATATAATTTCTGCACTTTCACGATTTGAATATAAAGAACAATTACAGTATGACGTAAATATTCGAACTCGAGAACTGGAAGAGAAAATTGGCGAAATAGAAAAGATAGAAGCCGCTAAACAATCACTGTATGAAATATCGGATTTAAGTCAGGCAAATTTAGATTTAGAAACCTTTTATAAAGAAGTTCATACTGTAATTGGAAAATATTTATTCGCAGATAATTTTTATATAGCCAGGGTATGTGAGAAGAGAGAGACCTTACGTTTTGCCTATTTTGCAGACTCAGCAATCAATGATCATGAAAGTCTGTTTAGCCCAAGAAAATTTGGCCAAGGGTTGACGGATTATTTAATTAATAGTGGTCAACCACAGTTATTATCAAAGCAACACATTAGGGAGTTAATTCGTACCAAAGTTGTTGATATCAAGTCAGGTGAAGCTCACTCTTGGCTTGGAGTACCGTTATATAAACATGGTGAAATCATTGGCGCTATGGTTGTGCAAAGCTATTCAAAGGCATTCAGTTACAGTGATAAAGATGCCGATTTTTTGAATTTTGTTTCTCAACATGTCTCAATTGCGTTATTTCAACGGGAATTGGCAATATTACAGCAACAATCTCGAGATGAACTAGAGATTAAAGTGAAGCAGCGAACCGAAGAGCTTGTTGAAGAAATTACCCAGCGGCAACTTGCTGAACAACAATTAAAGTATTCTGCAAACCATGACAGCTTAACTGAATTACCCAATCGTTCTTATTTTAATAAAATTCTTGAGCATAAAATTGCTAATGTTAATGAGAATAAAAATTATAACTTTGCTTTATTATTCATAGATCTTGATCGCTTTAAAACGGTAAATGATTCTTTAGGGCATCACGCTGGTGATAAGTTACTAAAAAATGTAGCCAATAAGATAAAAAAACTGATCCGCAATAATGATATTTTAGCGCGTTTAGGTGGTGATGAGTTCGTTGTATTATTAGATGAAATTCCAAGCATAAATGTTGGTATTAGAGTCTCGGATGAAATTATAGAAACTCTGTCACAGCATATATATATCAACGAAAGTATGATTAATATTGGTGCAAGTATTGGTATTGTTGCTAGTAACCAACACTATAGCAACGCAGAAGATATGTTGCGGGATGCCGATACCGCAATGTATAAGGCAAAAGAGTTTGGTAAAGGTCGCTATGAATTATTTAATAGTAATATGCACCATGAACTTTTAGCCTCGATAAAGTTAGAATTAGACATTAAAACCGCGATTAAAAATCAGGAATTTATTCCTTATTTTCAACCCATTTATAACTTGAACGAAAATAAAATAGTTGGCTTTGAAGCCTTGGCACGCTGGCAATCAAGTGAACGAGGGTTAACATACCCCAACGAATTTATAGCTAAAGCAGAAGAAACAGGTTTAATTCACAATATTGATTTAGAAATCATAGAACAATCCGCTAAAATCCTTAGGCTTTGGCAAAAAAAGTTTAAAAATGACAAGCTGTTTATTACCTGTAACTTATTTAGCGGCCACTTTATCAATAGTGATCTAACTCTCCACATAAGTAGGATTATCTCGAAGTATCAAATTCCGAAAAATTCATTGCGCTTAGAGTTAACCGAAAGAGCATTGCTTGAAAATGGCGATTTGGTTAATGAAAACATGACTAAACTAAAGGAATTAGGGGTTAAATTATTACTTGATGATTTTGGTACCGGTTACTCTTCATTAAGTTATTTGTATAAATTTCCCTTTGATACCTTAAAAATTGATCGGTCGTTTATAAATAATATGCGCGAAGATAAAAAACAAGCAGTGATGATTAAAACTATCATTGATATGGCAGAGCATTTAGGAATGTCAGTTGTTGCTGAGGGAATAGAGCATGAAAGTGAAGTTAGGGTGTTAACTGAGATGGGGTGTCAATCGGGGCAGGGTTTTTATTATTCAAAACCTTTAGCTCAAACTGAGATTGAACAGGTTATTCAATCTCATATTTAA
- the fre gene encoding NAD(P)H-flavin reductase: MNTINCQVQSLTPLTDNVFQVLLKPDQSVSFSAGQYLNFVMSEDDKRPFSIASSPGSELIELQIGAFAADGWAMQVIEHIQNNNNVTVEMPGGQAQLRTDSLRPIILLAGGTGFSYIKSILGDLVSRKAQQPVLVYWGLRDTSACYQLDETQALVDQLSHGQFMPVVETPDENWQGRVGKVHEPLLHDVISLEPYDIYMAGRFDMVGFLRSEFIEHGGIKEHMYADAFAFI, encoded by the coding sequence ATGAATACCATAAATTGCCAAGTGCAATCATTAACACCGTTAACTGATAATGTTTTTCAAGTATTATTAAAACCAGATCAAAGCGTTAGCTTTTCTGCAGGGCAATACCTAAATTTTGTTATGAGTGAAGACGATAAGCGTCCTTTCTCCATTGCTTCAAGCCCTGGTTCTGAGCTAATTGAATTACAAATAGGTGCTTTTGCTGCCGACGGCTGGGCAATGCAAGTTATTGAACATATACAAAACAATAACAACGTAACGGTTGAAATGCCCGGCGGGCAAGCACAATTACGAACAGATAGTCTGCGCCCTATCATTCTTTTAGCTGGAGGCACGGGATTTTCATACATAAAATCTATCCTTGGCGATTTGGTAAGCCGCAAAGCTCAACAACCAGTGCTTGTGTACTGGGGATTAAGAGATACCAGCGCATGTTATCAATTAGATGAAACACAAGCCTTGGTGGATCAGCTAAGCCATGGTCAATTTATGCCGGTTGTGGAAACACCTGATGAAAATTGGCAAGGCAGAGTCGGTAAAGTACATGAACCTTTATTGCATGATGTAATTAGCTTAGAGCCATACGACATTTACATGGCTGGCCGTTTTGATATGGTAGGTTTTTTAAGAAGTGAATTTATAGAGCATGGCGGCATTAAAGAGCACATGTATGCCGATGCCTTTGCGTTTATTTAA
- a CDS encoding M14 family metallopeptidase: MISIKQLTSWLLLASASFTATSTEVMKPTPLAQAEYPNILTGTYNSAITSPEKFLGFEVGQKTATPEQINTLVNIWAKESERASIIEYARTYEGRPLHYLIISSKEHVANIDTIKSNIDKLSTPDDLSNKQVKALIKETPATAWMAYSIHGNESSGADSSLALIYHLIASEDENVNALLNNVVVLVDPMMNPDGRARFTKQLQQNRSASANFDTQSLLHSGVWPFGRTNHYHFDLNRDFYYAVNPESRGRIKAINQWYPLLMIDGHEMGALDTFLFGPPREPINEHIAPSINQWSKVFASEQAAAFDKKSWPYYTGEWFENLYPGYSNYSEYKGSIHILYEQARTAEDGVRLENGQIRSYKKSVHHQFYSSMTNLTTLSNHREKIFTDFVKNRKNHVAKSSIYANKSFVVLPTKNQSRLNKFLDLMDLQGIEYYTNKTELKVRNATNQLGQKLNSTTIPAASIIIPNRQYDAPLIAAILEFDAKIKEQVILEERQKTLRDGSSVMYDATAWNLTMLYGLDALEVDQHLQSGLSKLAREETSSTIALENTIAYIVDGANDASVGYAARLLEQGVQVRALDRKGLFNEVEFSRGSIVVTVHDNKNSTQLLSIIETTAKDTGVQVRAISQGLGEEDLPDIGGEHFKLLKRPQIAMLTQTGISPYDYGHIWHMLDTELGVRHSHLSQELFNSMDLRSYNVLIIPGRWYGELSAGNVSAIDTWVKAGGTLIVTGNSTVQLAKTKDFTSTTLLADSFENMQDYNIALYKEWLAKQTSVSNQDVLANHVVADSIWYPWQNLDELKPMNKEQLTRWDAWTSQFMPSGALVGTRTDQKSWLTYGVNEILPVLIDNSPQLMSKRPASAIVRYGVLIDNPKAKERLIGWSTIPEGKDLYLRMSGLVWPEAAQRISNSAYLTRDRKGNGQVIMFANSPNFRGATKGTARLLLNAIVYGPGLGSNQAINL; the protein is encoded by the coding sequence ATGATATCCATTAAACAGCTAACATCTTGGCTATTACTGGCCAGTGCAAGCTTTACCGCAACAAGCACCGAAGTAATGAAGCCTACCCCTTTAGCACAGGCAGAGTATCCAAACATATTAACGGGCACTTACAACAGTGCAATAACGTCCCCTGAAAAATTTTTAGGGTTTGAAGTTGGTCAAAAAACCGCAACGCCAGAGCAAATTAATACCTTGGTAAATATTTGGGCTAAAGAAAGTGAACGCGCCAGTATTATTGAATATGCAAGAACCTATGAAGGTCGTCCGCTGCATTACTTAATTATTTCCAGTAAAGAGCATGTTGCCAATATTGATACCATTAAAAGCAACATAGACAAACTCAGCACACCTGATGACTTGTCCAACAAACAAGTAAAAGCCTTAATAAAAGAGACTCCGGCTACAGCATGGATGGCGTACTCTATTCATGGAAATGAATCTTCTGGCGCTGACTCTTCTTTGGCGCTTATTTATCATTTAATCGCCAGTGAAGATGAGAACGTTAACGCTCTTTTAAATAATGTTGTAGTGCTAGTCGATCCAATGATGAACCCAGATGGAAGAGCTAGATTTACCAAACAATTGCAACAAAATCGCAGCGCTAGCGCAAATTTTGATACCCAATCGCTATTACACTCTGGTGTTTGGCCATTTGGTCGAACCAACCATTATCACTTTGATTTGAACCGTGATTTTTATTATGCGGTGAACCCAGAATCGCGCGGTCGTATTAAAGCTATCAACCAATGGTATCCATTGCTGATGATTGATGGGCATGAAATGGGCGCTTTGGATACGTTCTTGTTTGGCCCACCGCGTGAGCCTATTAATGAACATATTGCTCCAAGTATTAATCAATGGAGTAAAGTATTTGCCAGTGAACAAGCCGCTGCTTTTGACAAGAAGTCTTGGCCTTATTATACCGGCGAATGGTTTGAAAATTTATATCCGGGATATTCAAATTATTCAGAATATAAAGGCTCTATTCATATTTTGTATGAACAAGCGCGTACAGCTGAAGACGGTGTAAGGCTTGAAAATGGTCAAATACGCAGTTATAAAAAATCGGTTCATCACCAATTTTATAGTTCGATGACAAACTTAACTACATTAAGCAATCATCGCGAAAAAATCTTTACCGACTTTGTTAAAAACAGAAAAAACCATGTGGCTAAATCAAGTATTTATGCAAATAAAAGCTTTGTTGTTTTACCAACAAAAAATCAGTCTCGACTCAATAAATTTCTAGATCTTATGGATTTGCAGGGTATCGAATACTACACCAACAAGACTGAACTAAAGGTACGTAATGCGACAAACCAACTTGGTCAAAAGTTAAATTCTACTACCATACCTGCTGCCTCAATCATTATCCCTAATCGTCAATATGATGCACCTTTAATTGCAGCAATTCTAGAATTTGATGCAAAAATTAAAGAGCAGGTCATATTAGAAGAGAGACAGAAAACCCTGCGTGACGGTAGCTCGGTAATGTATGATGCTACTGCTTGGAACTTAACGATGCTATACGGTTTAGATGCACTAGAAGTTGACCAACACCTGCAAAGTGGTTTATCTAAATTGGCACGCGAAGAGACCTCATCTACTATCGCTTTAGAAAATACTATCGCTTATATTGTTGATGGCGCTAATGATGCTTCTGTTGGTTACGCTGCGCGTTTATTAGAACAAGGTGTACAAGTAAGGGCATTAGACCGTAAAGGCTTATTTAACGAGGTGGAATTCAGTCGCGGTTCTATTGTTGTGACTGTGCATGATAATAAAAATTCAACGCAGCTATTAAGCATAATTGAAACTACGGCTAAAGATACTGGCGTACAAGTACGGGCAATTAGCCAGGGCTTGGGCGAAGAAGACTTACCAGATATTGGCGGCGAACATTTTAAATTATTAAAACGTCCGCAAATCGCTATGCTTACCCAAACGGGCATTAGTCCTTATGATTATGGCCATATTTGGCACATGTTAGATACAGAATTAGGCGTACGTCATTCTCATTTGAGCCAAGAATTGTTTAACTCTATGGATTTACGCTCTTATAACGTATTAATAATACCAGGTCGTTGGTATGGAGAGCTTAGTGCAGGCAATGTAAGTGCTATTGATACTTGGGTTAAAGCCGGTGGCACACTTATCGTAACTGGTAATTCAACAGTTCAACTGGCTAAAACTAAAGATTTTACCAGCACCACATTGTTAGCTGATTCATTCGAAAATATGCAAGATTATAATATTGCGCTTTATAAAGAGTGGCTTGCAAAACAAACCAGTGTATCTAATCAGGACGTTCTGGCGAATCACGTTGTGGCTGATTCCATCTGGTATCCATGGCAAAATCTTGACGAATTAAAGCCGATGAATAAAGAGCAATTAACCCGATGGGATGCGTGGACGTCACAATTCATGCCTTCAGGAGCACTTGTCGGTACTCGCACAGATCAAAAGAGCTGGCTTACGTATGGCGTAAACGAGATATTACCGGTATTAATCGATAACTCACCGCAATTAATGAGTAAGCGACCTGCCAGCGCCATTGTTCGCTACGGGGTATTGATCGATAACCCGAAAGCCAAAGAACGCTTAATCGGTTGGTCAACTATCCCTGAGGGCAAAGATTTATACCTACGCATGAGTGGGTTAGTTTGGCCAGAAGCGGCTCAGCGTATTAGTAATTCAGCGTACTTGACCCGCGATAGAAAAGGCAATGGCCAAGTGATAATGTTTGCTAATTCGCCGAACTTTAGAGGGGCAACCAAAGGTACAGCAAGGTTGCTACTAAACGCGATAGTTTACGGTCCAGGGCTTGGCAGTAATCAAGCGATAAACTTGTAA
- a CDS encoding cytochrome D1 domain-containing protein, whose protein sequence is MNNKTSIVNILVTGITLLLSYSVFAAEKQNAEQLYQQHCQSCHGLNRMGSMGPALFPENLSRLRKNKASGVISKGRVATQMPAFAQTLSKDDIDQLVEYIYTPAETVPEWSLADINASHVQHFDQSTLPNEPQFDADLMNLFIVVELGDHSATLLNGDTFEPITRFKTRFALHGGPKYSPDGRFVYFASRDGWISKYDIYNMKTVAEIRAGINTRNMAVSSDGKYAIVGNYLPHNIVILDTENLTPIKVVPTADKDGKSSRVSAVYNAPPRTSFIVALKDVKEVWEIPYSSAGGVEVYKGWAHDYRKDGGEGKVENWKSEEQFPIRRITTEDYLDDFFFDPEYINLIGASRDSQNGQVINLDAKKKVATIEMAGMPHLGSGITWDYQGKQVFASPNIKDGRVTVIDMDNWQVIKEIETEGPGFFMRSHSKSPYAWVDVFFGPNKEKVHIIKKDTLEIVKTLAPSPGKTAAHVEFTKDGKYVLLSIWDNDGEVIVYDANSLKEIKRLPMKKPSGKYNVYNKTHYERGTSH, encoded by the coding sequence ATGAACAATAAAACATCCATTGTAAATATACTTGTTACAGGTATTACCTTACTGCTCAGTTATAGTGTTTTCGCAGCAGAAAAACAAAATGCTGAACAACTTTATCAGCAACACTGTCAAAGCTGTCATGGCTTAAATCGTATGGGCAGTATGGGACCGGCGTTATTTCCAGAAAATCTATCGCGACTACGTAAAAATAAAGCCAGTGGTGTTATAAGTAAGGGGCGTGTCGCTACGCAAATGCCCGCTTTTGCACAAACATTATCTAAAGATGATATTGACCAACTGGTCGAGTATATTTACACGCCGGCTGAAACGGTACCAGAGTGGAGCTTGGCAGATATTAATGCTTCTCATGTGCAGCATTTTGATCAAAGTACATTACCAAATGAACCGCAATTTGATGCTGATTTAATGAATTTATTTATCGTGGTGGAGCTTGGCGATCACTCAGCTACTTTATTAAATGGTGATACATTTGAGCCAATAACACGCTTCAAAACCCGCTTTGCACTTCATGGTGGTCCTAAATATTCCCCAGATGGGCGGTTTGTTTATTTTGCCTCACGTGACGGTTGGATCAGTAAATATGATATTTACAATATGAAAACTGTGGCGGAGATCCGCGCCGGTATCAACACTCGAAATATGGCAGTTTCATCAGATGGAAAATACGCCATTGTTGGTAATTACCTGCCGCATAATATTGTAATTTTAGATACTGAAAACCTAACGCCGATTAAAGTGGTACCTACAGCCGATAAAGACGGTAAATCATCTCGAGTTAGTGCCGTTTATAACGCTCCTCCAAGAACAAGCTTCATTGTCGCGTTAAAAGATGTGAAAGAAGTTTGGGAGATACCTTACAGCTCAGCAGGTGGTGTTGAGGTTTATAAAGGTTGGGCGCACGATTATCGAAAAGATGGTGGTGAAGGAAAAGTTGAAAATTGGAAGAGTGAAGAGCAATTCCCAATTCGACGCATAACAACTGAAGACTACCTCGATGATTTCTTCTTTGATCCTGAGTATATAAATTTAATTGGTGCTTCACGCGACAGTCAAAATGGGCAAGTGATTAATTTGGATGCAAAAAAGAAAGTTGCAACCATTGAAATGGCGGGCATGCCACATTTAGGCTCAGGCATTACTTGGGACTATCAGGGAAAACAGGTATTTGCCTCACCAAATATCAAAGATGGCCGAGTGACTGTTATTGATATGGACAACTGGCAAGTGATCAAAGAAATTGAAACCGAAGGTCCTGGATTTTTTATGCGCAGTCATAGTAAATCACCGTATGCTTGGGTTGATGTGTTTTTTGGTCCAAATAAAGAAAAAGTTCATATCATTAAAAAAGATACATTAGAGATCGTTAAAACTTTAGCACCGTCACCGGGTAAAACAGCTGCGCATGTTGAATTTACCAAAGACGGAAAATACGTATTATTGAGCATTTGGGATAATGATGGTGAAGTCATTGTGTATGATGCTAATAGTTTGAAAGAAATCAAACGATTACCGATGAAGAAGCCGTCTGGTAAGTATAATGTTTATAATAAAACTCATTATGAACGCGGAACTAGTCATTAA
- a CDS encoding NAD(P)-dependent oxidoreductase has product MNYFPIFLDAKKTNVLVVGGGDIASAKIELLIKSPTSVTVVSPKVSANVQALIDADKINYIDGYYEKSQLANKQLVFVATENRVLNEQISKDALDNGVLANVVDNADLCHFITPAIIDRTPMVFAMTSSGQSPVLLRYWREKLETIIPQSLGKLASFAGEKRQSVKDHFTNFANRRLFWETFFSGTGIEQGENLEHTFNTQLADSEDVAMSQAELLIVDTPLHPDLLTLGAVRNMQKADNIVHDLDVGSVIIDLCRRDAPKTVLNEENMNKALTLLKQGKRVCYLNNVNSMLSQTLVNEAKQMNCQVFNFSSAAAI; this is encoded by the coding sequence ATGAATTACTTTCCTATTTTCCTGGATGCGAAAAAGACGAATGTGTTAGTTGTGGGCGGCGGTGATATTGCCAGTGCTAAAATTGAGTTACTGATAAAAAGTCCGACAAGCGTAACGGTGGTGTCACCCAAAGTGTCAGCAAACGTACAAGCACTGATTGATGCAGATAAAATTAATTACATCGATGGTTATTATGAAAAGTCACAATTAGCCAATAAACAACTGGTATTTGTGGCAACGGAAAACCGCGTCTTAAATGAACAAATAAGTAAAGATGCATTGGATAATGGTGTGTTGGCCAATGTGGTCGACAATGCTGACTTGTGTCACTTTATTACACCGGCAATTATCGATCGTACTCCTATGGTTTTTGCCATGACCAGCTCTGGTCAGTCGCCGGTATTATTGCGTTATTGGCGAGAAAAACTAGAAACCATCATTCCACAATCACTTGGTAAACTGGCATCTTTTGCCGGAGAAAAGCGTCAATCGGTCAAAGATCACTTTACTAATTTTGCCAACCGCCGGTTATTTTGGGAAACATTTTTCAGTGGCACAGGTATCGAGCAGGGGGAAAATCTCGAGCACACGTTTAATACACAACTGGCCGATAGCGAGGATGTTGCTATGAGCCAGGCTGAACTATTGATTGTTGATACGCCACTGCACCCCGACTTGTTAACCTTAGGTGCAGTAAGAAATATGCAAAAAGCAGATAATATTGTGCATGATTTGGATGTTGGTAGCGTAATAATAGATTTATGCCGACGAGATGCGCCAAAAACAGTGTTAAATGAAGAAAATATGAATAAAGCTCTGACGCTATTAAAGCAAGGCAAGCGAGTCTGTTATCTTAACAATGTTAATTCAATGCTAAGCCAAACACTTGTCAATGAGGCCAAGCAGATGAATTGCCAAGTGTTCAACTTTTCATCGGCGGCAGCGATATAA